A single genomic interval of Microbulbifer variabilis harbors:
- a CDS encoding GNAT family N-acetyltransferase — protein MRTSLQPITQNNYEAVCDLDVAEAQQEYVACNMWSLVEAQFNSGYETRAIYTGEKPVGFLMWVKESREKISIWRFMVDQKQQGKGIGRAALQLALQEIRQTPNIEQIEICYNPKNPVAKDFYSSFGFTEMGMDKDNEDMLAIINLTNKTPEEADAI, from the coding sequence ATGCGTACCTCTTTACAACCTATAACACAGAATAACTATGAGGCGGTCTGCGATCTGGATGTCGCCGAAGCGCAGCAAGAATACGTCGCCTGTAATATGTGGTCACTGGTGGAGGCACAGTTCAATTCTGGATATGAAACCCGTGCGATTTATACGGGAGAAAAGCCCGTTGGTTTTCTTATGTGGGTGAAAGAGAGCCGTGAAAAAATTTCCATTTGGAGATTTATGGTTGACCAGAAGCAGCAGGGGAAGGGGATAGGTAGGGCAGCGCTTCAGCTAGCCCTACAAGAAATCCGGCAAACACCCAATATCGAGCAAATAGAAATCTGCTACAACCCCAAAAACCCAGTGGCTAAAGACTTTTATTCCAGTTTTGGTTTTACTGAAATGGGTATGGATAAGGACAACGAAGATATGCTTGCCATTATCAACCTCACCAATAAAACTCCTGAAGAGGCTGATGCTATTTAA
- a CDS encoding MarR family winged helix-turn-helix transcriptional regulator, producing the protein MPQRREILYNHLYKHLYKFNTMKYSQLGTRLRHLIELLDGDVADSYRTCGIKNYKPRYTPVMRALIHKSPVTINEIAASAAISQPAVSQTVRDMVQQGLLEILTGEDARQRKVRLSRKGQRLLPKLEVHWQATVEAERSLNRQLSTPLTALVEEAIAALQEHPYLDRIQQCIAKENKKP; encoded by the coding sequence ATGCCACAGCGTAGGGAGATACTCTACAATCATTTATATAAGCACTTATATAAATTCAACACTATGAAATACAGCCAGTTGGGTACTCGCCTCAGGCATTTAATCGAATTACTGGACGGCGATGTCGCAGATAGTTACCGCACCTGCGGTATTAAAAACTACAAGCCGCGTTATACACCGGTGATGCGAGCCCTTATCCACAAGAGCCCGGTCACCATCAATGAAATCGCGGCCAGTGCCGCAATCTCCCAGCCGGCGGTTAGCCAGACAGTCAGAGATATGGTCCAGCAGGGATTGTTAGAAATCCTCACCGGGGAGGATGCACGCCAGCGCAAGGTCCGCCTCAGCCGTAAAGGCCAGCGCTTACTACCAAAGCTTGAAGTCCACTGGCAAGCCACCGTTGAAGCGGAACGTTCATTAAATCGGCAACTGTCTACACCTCTAACAGCACTCGTCGAAGAGGCGATTGCCGCTCTGCAGGAACACCCCTATCTCGATCGCATTCAGCAGTGCATTGCCAAGGAGAATAAAAAGCCATGA
- a CDS encoding VOC family protein produces the protein MDNHEKINYVEFPSKNLAKTKAFFTEAFGWEFTDYGPEYSAFSGAGLDGGFFQADMHSSTVNGAALVVLYSSDLEDTLQKVERCGAKVVKPIFSFPGGRRFHFAEPSGNEFAVWSDIGEKQ, from the coding sequence ATGGATAATCATGAAAAAATTAATTATGTAGAGTTCCCATCTAAGAATCTGGCAAAGACCAAGGCTTTTTTCACTGAGGCCTTTGGCTGGGAATTTACAGATTATGGCCCCGAGTACTCCGCTTTCTCCGGCGCAGGCTTGGACGGTGGCTTTTTCCAGGCGGATATGCACAGCTCAACAGTGAATGGTGCCGCGTTGGTAGTACTCTATAGTTCTGACCTGGAAGATACGTTACAAAAAGTCGAGCGGTGCGGTGCTAAGGTGGTCAAACCTATTTTTTCTTTCCCCGGAGGAAGGCGCTTTCATTTTGCCGAGCCCAGCGGCAATGAATTTGCGGTTTGGTCAGATATCGGAGAGAAACAGTAA
- a CDS encoding S41 family peptidase, producing the protein MKLIAAFSLVLCHTISSATYASDEDCQFNPTVVIQSAASAIAETYILADKAQSVSLALSEMASSPEALRLCRDSESFAKLITEKIRTLSGDKHFYLEPVSPNEDSNNWIAQWRAEAPKNNYGVKKLELLPGNIAYFKLSSFHTFENARQSLAAAFTLLQHSDGLILDLRNNGGGDSDTATAILESFVDPTKPLPYVIETREKQHSPERIKELPWPAYGTHRPMVVLINGRSFSASESIAFSLQQLGRATIIGSASAGGAHMMDAPQTLPFSFEIGIPSSRPVSTLSKELVNWEGQGVRPNIKTSEQEILQVALEVLKK; encoded by the coding sequence ATGAAACTGATTGCCGCCTTCAGCCTGGTCCTGTGCCACACCATCTCTTCAGCGACTTACGCAAGCGATGAGGATTGCCAGTTTAATCCCACCGTAGTTATCCAATCCGCCGCCAGCGCTATTGCAGAAACTTATATACTCGCAGACAAAGCCCAAAGCGTTTCCCTGGCGTTGTCTGAGATGGCCAGTAGCCCTGAAGCTTTGCGCCTTTGCCGGGACTCCGAAAGTTTTGCCAAGCTAATTACCGAGAAAATCCGAACACTGTCTGGAGACAAGCACTTCTATTTGGAGCCGGTAAGCCCTAATGAAGATTCCAACAATTGGATAGCACAGTGGCGGGCTGAGGCGCCCAAGAACAACTATGGTGTAAAGAAACTAGAGTTATTGCCCGGTAATATTGCCTACTTCAAACTCTCTTCATTCCACACTTTTGAAAATGCACGGCAAAGCCTGGCCGCGGCATTTACCCTGCTGCAACACAGTGACGGGCTGATATTGGACCTGCGCAATAATGGCGGTGGTGATAGTGATACAGCCACCGCCATCCTTGAGTCCTTTGTCGACCCCACTAAACCCCTGCCATATGTCATTGAAACCAGAGAGAAGCAACATTCCCCTGAACGCATCAAAGAACTTCCTTGGCCAGCCTATGGCACCCATAGACCCATGGTAGTACTGATCAATGGGCGCTCCTTCTCTGCATCAGAAAGCATCGCCTTCTCGCTGCAACAACTGGGTAGAGCCACTATTATCGGTAGTGCCAGCGCCGGCGGAGCCCATATGATGGATGCGCCTCAGACCCTGCCATTTAGCTTTGAGATTGGAATTCCCTCTAGTCGCCCGGTTTCGACTTTATCTAAGGAACTAGTTAACTGGGAGGGTCAGGGGGTGAGGCCGAATATTAAAACTAGCGAACAAGAAATTTTGCAGGTGGCATTAGAGGTTCTTAAAAAGTAA
- a CDS encoding pyridoxamine 5'-phosphate oxidase family protein, with amino-acid sequence MVVLDSAKSELSVTAKSRVRRAAKRASYRREDIYRLVDELKLGHIGFTQDGEVIVIPMTVWRHGDFLYFHVANKSRLQKLLDSGQQVCISFAHYDEWVLAKSAFHHSANYRSAVLFCRGARVQDPEEFDAVFKSIIEDIEPGRWSQVRAPNTQERKGTALMRLTIEEGSFKSRTGAPSDNKEDLDLPVWSGTKPACPFK; translated from the coding sequence ATGGTAGTTTTAGATTCCGCAAAGAGTGAACTGTCGGTTACTGCGAAAAGCCGGGTGCGCCGTGCTGCCAAGAGGGCCAGTTATCGCCGCGAGGATATTTATCGTTTGGTCGATGAACTGAAGCTCGGGCATATTGGTTTTACCCAGGATGGTGAAGTGATTGTTATTCCCATGACGGTATGGCGCCATGGGGACTTTTTGTATTTTCATGTGGCCAATAAAAGCCGGCTGCAGAAATTACTGGATTCGGGGCAGCAGGTGTGTATTTCCTTTGCCCACTATGACGAATGGGTCCTGGCTAAATCCGCCTTTCATCACAGTGCCAACTATCGCTCGGCAGTTTTGTTTTGCCGCGGTGCGCGGGTACAGGACCCAGAGGAGTTTGATGCGGTTTTCAAATCTATTATCGAAGATATCGAGCCCGGCCGCTGGAGCCAGGTGCGCGCTCCAAATACTCAGGAGCGCAAGGGTACGGCCCTAATGCGCCTGACCATAGAGGAAGGTTCTTTTAAGAGTCGCACAGGGGCGCCATCAGACAATAAAGAAGATCTCGATTTACCGGTCTGGAGTGGCACTAAGCCCGCCTGCCCGTTTAAATAG
- a CDS encoding ExeM/NucH family extracellular endonuclease, translating to MKQFGLAALAALGLPLMAAEVQASDLIISEYIEGSGNNKALEIFNGGETAIDLSDYAIQLFFNGSDSASANIALSGTLQGGAVFVLAHGSADAALLDQADQIYTSGLFNGDDAVALVGPNGFVDVIGQIGTDPGSQWGNSSLGTQNQTLVRNLDVQTGRTDGSGIFDPALEWSSEGLNNFDHLGWHGADGGNGDGDGNGGIELGACGDAATLISQIQGSGTASALEGERHEIEAVVVGNFQDPNTGLAGFFLQEEDSDQDGVDATSEGLFVHDNAFGVSVQVGDLVRVGGIVDEFFDFTELNQVDGVSVCGSGYQVTAANVQMPFGSVAEQEQLEGMLVEFPQSLTVNGHYNLARYGEVILSNGRLYIPTHNNMPGAAAAAQVEANALNQIILDDGSTVQNPETMPYPASGLSASNTLRSGDTLEGLTGVMGYGFGAYRVHPVEVPQFTPVNLRDEAPILPGDGSLRVASFNVLNYFNGDGNGGGFPTSRGADTLEEFERQREKIISAILRMEADIVGLMELENDGYGVDSAIQDLVNGLNATASGQSYQFVQPDLTQLGSDEIAVGMIYRSDRVMPIGSAVTLQDYPFDDGNRQPLLQAFAELSSGERLAVVVNHFKSKGSCPKDGSLNSDQGDGQGCWNALRTQAADALVSWVENDPTGTGVDRVLVLGDLNSYAMENPITALEGAGYTDLLEWYGAGQAYSYVYDGQSGYLDHALASPSLAPLVTAAVDWHINADEPRVLDYNLEHKSLEQQENLYSTGPFRASDHDPLIVELDLGADNLAPTAEFSWKSEGLLMNFIDNSTDADGELLSWSWDFGDGVTSSEQNPSHTFDVPGNYLVRLQVKDDRGAVSTQEQIVEVMDDAISLQANFKLHRFFRWVWVEDRSQYSGDNKLQYHWDFGDGVQRNGRWALHRYAQTGNYEITLTVTDGEDAEDSASQVVKISWPR from the coding sequence ATGAAACAATTTGGCTTGGCTGCTCTGGCAGCCCTGGGTCTTCCACTGATGGCTGCAGAGGTCCAAGCCAGCGACCTCATTATCTCGGAGTACATTGAGGGCAGTGGTAACAATAAAGCGCTGGAAATTTTTAATGGCGGTGAAACTGCGATTGATCTGAGTGATTACGCCATCCAGCTTTTTTTCAATGGTTCCGATAGCGCCTCCGCGAACATTGCTTTGAGTGGCACCCTGCAGGGCGGTGCGGTATTTGTTCTGGCCCACGGCAGTGCCGATGCGGCGTTGCTGGATCAGGCCGACCAGATTTATACCAGCGGCCTGTTTAATGGTGATGATGCCGTAGCGCTGGTAGGCCCCAATGGTTTTGTTGATGTGATCGGCCAAATTGGTACTGACCCCGGCAGCCAGTGGGGCAATAGCAGCCTCGGCACACAAAACCAAACACTGGTACGCAATCTGGATGTGCAGACAGGCCGAACCGATGGAAGCGGCATCTTCGATCCTGCTCTGGAGTGGTCCAGTGAGGGGTTGAATAACTTTGATCACCTGGGCTGGCACGGCGCCGATGGTGGCAATGGAGATGGTGACGGTAATGGCGGTATTGAGCTTGGGGCCTGTGGCGATGCAGCAACCTTAATCAGCCAGATACAGGGCAGCGGCACCGCGAGTGCGCTTGAAGGCGAGCGCCACGAAATTGAGGCGGTGGTTGTCGGCAATTTCCAAGATCCCAATACCGGCTTGGCCGGTTTCTTCCTTCAGGAAGAGGACAGCGATCAGGATGGCGTGGATGCGACTTCAGAAGGACTGTTTGTACACGACAATGCTTTCGGTGTGAGTGTGCAAGTTGGCGACCTGGTGCGCGTGGGGGGTATCGTCGATGAATTTTTTGATTTCACTGAGTTGAATCAGGTTGATGGTGTCAGCGTTTGCGGAAGCGGTTATCAGGTAACGGCGGCTAATGTACAGATGCCGTTTGGCTCTGTGGCAGAGCAGGAGCAGCTCGAAGGGATGTTGGTTGAATTCCCGCAGAGCCTCACCGTTAACGGTCATTACAACCTGGCCCGCTATGGCGAAGTGATCCTATCCAACGGCCGCCTGTATATCCCCACCCACAATAATATGCCGGGCGCCGCAGCGGCGGCTCAAGTGGAAGCCAACGCACTCAACCAGATTATTCTGGACGATGGTTCCACAGTGCAAAATCCCGAGACAATGCCTTATCCGGCCTCGGGTCTCAGCGCTTCTAACACCTTGCGCAGTGGCGATACTCTGGAGGGGCTCACCGGTGTGATGGGGTACGGCTTTGGTGCCTATCGTGTTCACCCTGTGGAAGTCCCCCAATTTACCCCGGTCAATCTACGCGATGAAGCGCCCATCTTACCGGGTGATGGCAGCCTGCGTGTTGCCAGCTTTAACGTGCTGAATTACTTCAATGGTGACGGCAACGGTGGTGGCTTCCCCACTTCGCGCGGCGCCGATACTTTGGAAGAGTTTGAGCGCCAAAGAGAGAAAATTATTTCTGCAATCTTGCGTATGGAAGCCGATATTGTCGGCTTGATGGAACTGGAAAACGACGGCTACGGTGTCGATAGTGCCATCCAGGATCTGGTCAATGGGCTCAATGCTACAGCATCAGGACAGAGCTACCAGTTTGTGCAGCCGGACCTCACGCAGCTGGGCAGTGATGAAATCGCCGTGGGCATGATTTACCGCAGCGACCGCGTTATGCCGATTGGCAGTGCCGTTACTCTGCAGGATTATCCTTTTGATGACGGTAACCGCCAGCCGCTGTTACAGGCATTTGCCGAACTCTCCTCTGGTGAGCGTCTCGCCGTGGTGGTGAACCACTTTAAATCCAAGGGAAGTTGTCCAAAAGATGGGAGCCTGAACAGCGATCAGGGGGATGGTCAGGGCTGCTGGAATGCTCTGCGTACTCAAGCTGCCGATGCCCTGGTGAGTTGGGTTGAGAATGACCCCACCGGAACTGGAGTTGACCGTGTTTTAGTGCTGGGCGACCTCAACAGCTACGCCATGGAAAACCCAATTACGGCTCTTGAAGGGGCGGGGTATACTGACCTGCTGGAATGGTACGGAGCGGGACAAGCTTATTCCTATGTCTATGACGGCCAGTCTGGCTATCTGGATCATGCGCTGGCCAGCCCTTCACTGGCTCCGTTGGTTACTGCCGCTGTGGACTGGCATATCAATGCCGATGAACCGCGAGTGCTGGATTACAACCTTGAACACAAGAGCCTAGAGCAGCAGGAAAACCTCTACTCTACAGGCCCCTTCCGTGCATCCGATCACGATCCCTTAATTGTTGAGCTGGACCTGGGTGCAGATAACCTAGCGCCCACGGCAGAATTCAGCTGGAAGTCTGAAGGGTTGTTGATGAATTTTATCGATAACAGCACTGATGCAGATGGTGAGCTGTTGAGCTGGTCCTGGGATTTCGGCGACGGTGTAACCAGTAGCGAGCAAAATCCCAGCCACACTTTCGATGTGCCGGGTAATTACTTGGTACGTTTGCAGGTAAAAGACGATCGCGGTGCGGTATCCACACAAGAACAGATTGTTGAAGTGATGGATGATGCGATTTCACTGCAGGCCAACTTTAAACTCCATCGCTTTTTCCGTTGGGTATGGGTAGAAGATCGCAGCCAATACAGCGGTGATAATAAACTGCAATACCACTGGGATTTTGGGGATGGAGTGCAGCGCAACGGTCGTTGGGCGTTACATCGCTACGCACAAACGGGTAATTACGAAATTACCCTCACAGTGACTGATGGTGAGGACGCTGAAGACAGCGCCTCTCAAGTAGTAAAAATTTCCTGGCCACGATGA
- a CDS encoding FG-GAP repeat protein: MNRKIIKISLIALLLSGCSGGGSGSSSTGDTAEKNPPVASTPSTGDGTPPATEDPSNGGDTSIAPEQVKLIALSFEAIKKFRFAWIDAENASHYHLLENPDGVSGFRRVAEYIPQGNESLTLKLETALYSRTNAQYILQACNGEGSQERCSDSTILSVDDFLLTGSIGYFKASNTDAHDDFGKAISLSADGQTLAIGAPREDSNTTGVNGDGSNNDADESGAVYIFTRSESGWQQQAYLKANNNRKWEYFGSELSLNADGQTLAVGTDSGVYIFTRNEDDWQQQAYLKASDTDASENFGDSLSFSSDGQTLAVGASREDSGAVYIFTRDKGTWQQQAYIKASNSDENDLFGYTVGLSADGQILGVGAPNENSSATGINNDQSNNRTYNSGAVYIFARSDSDWQQQAYIKASNTDEGDYFGSSLSLSADGKVLAIGATAESSNASGINGDANNNQATGAGAAYIFIRNNDTWQQQAYIKASNTNSYDRFGGSLSLSADGQSLAVGAIREGSSAIGINGDEGDNSADWSGAVYIFARSEDNWQQKAYLKASNTEKGDYFGFGNISLSADGQTLAVGAFHEDSGATGIGGNQQDNSAYSSGAVYIY; the protein is encoded by the coding sequence ATGAACAGAAAAATTATAAAGATCTCCCTAATTGCCTTACTCCTATCCGGTTGTAGCGGTGGCGGATCTGGTAGCAGTAGCACCGGCGATACTGCTGAAAAAAATCCACCGGTAGCAAGTACCCCTTCAACAGGAGACGGTACTCCACCGGCAACAGAAGATCCCTCAAATGGAGGTGACACCTCTATTGCACCAGAGCAAGTAAAGCTAATTGCTTTAAGTTTTGAGGCAATAAAGAAGTTCCGCTTCGCGTGGATTGATGCTGAAAATGCCAGCCACTATCATTTACTGGAAAACCCCGATGGGGTTTCCGGTTTTAGACGGGTTGCTGAATATATTCCCCAAGGTAATGAATCCCTAACACTCAAACTAGAAACAGCACTCTATTCCCGAACTAATGCGCAATATATTCTACAGGCCTGCAACGGTGAGGGATCTCAAGAAAGATGTAGTGATTCAACGATACTTTCTGTTGACGATTTTTTACTGACCGGAAGCATTGGCTATTTCAAAGCGAGTAATACAGATGCCCACGATGATTTCGGCAAAGCAATCAGCCTTAGTGCTGATGGCCAGACCCTAGCAATAGGGGCACCTCGAGAGGATAGCAACACCACAGGTGTTAATGGAGATGGAAGCAATAATGATGCAGATGAATCCGGTGCGGTGTATATATTTACTCGCAGTGAAAGCGGCTGGCAACAGCAGGCCTACCTTAAAGCCAACAACAATAGAAAGTGGGAGTATTTTGGTTCAGAACTCAGTCTGAATGCCGATGGCCAGACTCTTGCAGTGGGTACTGATAGTGGTGTTTATATCTTCACCCGCAATGAAGATGACTGGCAGCAACAAGCCTACCTTAAGGCCAGTGATACAGATGCCTCTGAAAACTTCGGTGATTCACTCAGCTTTAGTAGCGATGGCCAAACTTTAGCTGTTGGGGCTTCAAGAGAGGATAGCGGAGCAGTCTATATCTTCACCCGAGATAAAGGCACCTGGCAACAGCAGGCCTACATAAAGGCTAGCAATAGCGATGAAAATGACCTTTTTGGTTATACTGTCGGCCTCAGTGCCGATGGCCAGATACTCGGAGTGGGCGCACCAAATGAAAATAGCAGTGCTACCGGTATTAACAACGATCAAAGTAACAATCGTACATATAATTCTGGTGCGGTGTATATCTTTGCCCGCAGTGACAGCGACTGGCAACAACAAGCTTACATAAAAGCTAGTAACACTGATGAAGGTGATTATTTTGGTTCTTCACTCAGTTTAAGCGCAGACGGCAAGGTCCTGGCCATAGGAGCTACAGCTGAGAGTAGCAATGCTTCCGGTATTAATGGCGATGCAAATAACAACCAGGCAACGGGTGCTGGCGCAGCTTATATTTTTATTCGCAACAACGATACTTGGCAGCAACAAGCTTATATTAAGGCAAGTAATACAAATTCTTATGACCGATTTGGTGGATCTCTCAGTCTTAGCGCCGATGGCCAGTCCCTAGCGGTAGGAGCCATTCGGGAGGGTAGCAGTGCCATTGGCATTAATGGCGATGAAGGCGATAATAGTGCAGATTGGTCTGGTGCCGTGTATATCTTCGCCCGAAGTGAGGACAACTGGCAACAGAAGGCCTACCTAAAAGCCAGTAATACCGAAAAGGGAGACTATTTTGGTTTTGGTAATATCAGCCTCAGCGCAGATGGCCAGACCTTGGCGGTAGGGGCCTTTCATGAAGATAGTGGCGCCACGGGCATCGGCGGCAATCAGCAAGATAATTCGGCATACTCTAGCGGAGCAGTATATATCTATTAG
- a CDS encoding 6-phosphofructokinase, which yields MSKKNAFYAQSGGVTAVINASACGVIEAARENQDKIGKVYAGLNGILGALREELIDVSQESVEDIAALRHTPSGAFGSCRYKLKSLEENRAEYERLIEVFKAHDIGYFFYNGGGDSADTCLKVSQLSETMGYPIQAIHIPKTVDNDLPLTDNCPGFGSVAKYVAVSTKEAAMDVASMCATSTKVFILEVMGRHAGWIAAAGALAQEEEGDAPHIILFPEVAFDKEKFLAKVQKTVDEKGYCVIVASEGAQYEDGTFLADAGTTDAFGHKQLGGVAPTLANMIKSELGLKYHWALADYLQRAARHIASATDVEQAYAVGRAAVEMAAAGKNAIMPAIIRAEGEEYSWSIAEAPLSEVANVEKFMPKEYISEDGFGITDAGREYLLPLIQGEDYPPYKNGVPQYAKLKKQLVEKKLDTEFKV from the coding sequence ATGTCGAAGAAGAACGCCTTTTACGCGCAGTCCGGTGGTGTGACTGCCGTAATCAATGCCTCCGCCTGCGGCGTAATAGAAGCTGCCCGTGAAAACCAGGACAAAATTGGTAAAGTCTATGCGGGGCTGAACGGCATCCTCGGCGCACTGCGTGAGGAACTGATCGACGTGAGCCAGGAAAGTGTGGAAGACATCGCCGCACTGCGTCACACCCCCTCCGGCGCCTTTGGCTCCTGCCGCTACAAGCTGAAGAGCCTGGAAGAGAACCGCGCAGAGTACGAGCGCCTGATCGAAGTATTCAAGGCCCACGATATCGGCTACTTCTTCTATAACGGCGGCGGCGACTCCGCTGACACCTGCCTGAAAGTCTCGCAGCTGTCTGAGACCATGGGTTACCCAATTCAGGCCATCCATATTCCCAAAACGGTCGACAACGATCTGCCGCTAACCGACAACTGCCCCGGCTTCGGCTCCGTAGCCAAATACGTTGCGGTTTCCACCAAGGAAGCGGCCATGGACGTAGCCTCCATGTGCGCCACCTCCACCAAGGTCTTTATCCTCGAAGTGATGGGTCGTCACGCGGGTTGGATTGCCGCTGCCGGCGCCCTGGCCCAGGAAGAGGAAGGCGATGCACCACATATTATCCTGTTCCCAGAAGTGGCCTTCGATAAAGAGAAGTTCTTGGCCAAGGTGCAAAAGACCGTGGACGAGAAAGGCTACTGCGTAATCGTCGCCTCCGAGGGCGCCCAGTACGAAGACGGCACCTTCCTCGCCGATGCCGGCACTACCGACGCCTTCGGTCACAAGCAGCTGGGCGGTGTGGCACCAACCCTCGCCAATATGATCAAAAGCGAGCTGGGCCTGAAATACCACTGGGCACTGGCCGACTACCTGCAACGCGCCGCCCGCCATATCGCCTCCGCCACCGATGTGGAGCAGGCCTACGCCGTCGGTCGCGCCGCCGTGGAAATGGCGGCAGCCGGCAAAAACGCCATTATGCCGGCAATTATTCGTGCAGAAGGTGAAGAGTACAGCTGGTCTATCGCGGAAGCGCCATTGTCTGAAGTGGCCAACGTCGAAAAATTTATGCCGAAAGAATATATTAGCGAGGACGGCTTCGGCATTACCGATGCGGGACGCGAGTACCTGTTACCGTTAATTCAGGGCGAGGACTACCCACCCTACAAAAACGGCGTACCCCAGTATGCGAAATTAAAAAAGCAGCTGGTGGAAAAGAAGCTGGATACTGAGTTTAAGGTGTAA